A window from Argopecten irradians isolate NY chromosome 3, Ai_NY, whole genome shotgun sequence encodes these proteins:
- the LOC138319724 gene encoding cytoplasmic dynein 2 light intermediate chain 1-like codes for MSKGYDTGNLLWDIAITQANNETNENTVSDDSAVFVIGGKGAGKTSIVLRFLDRDEASKPTVALEYTFCRKDKGHNIAKDVGHIWELGGGTWLTKLMDVPLNPDSLQHTALAIVVDLSKPNEIWFTLESLLAAAKSRIETIIAEMKPDYPNIRDELKKTAWKRVGQDHMVGVYSKTLQTEHNKPIQVAAGYDSLQQIGTPPLSDKDVGRINAKNPMQLWKHAYTAKFPQENPHHKDVTNPAMVDDPAKDSQYKEAAIDSLRAQKDEELERYRRMSERKAKSAKKFAETFSS; via the exons ATGTCAAAAGG gtaTGACACGGGTAACCTGCTATGGGACATCGCCATAACACAAGCAAATAATGAAACAA ATGAGaatacagttagtgatgattcTGCAGTGTTTGTAATTGGTGGAAAAGGGGCG GGGAAAACCTCAATCGTCCTAAGATTCCttgacag AGATGAGGCTTCCAAACCTACTGTGGCCTTAGAATATACATTTTGTCGTAAAGACAAGGGACATAATATA GCTAAAGATGTTGGTCACATATGGGAGCTGGGCGGAGGGACCTGGCTTACCAAACTAATGGATGTACCACTCAACCCTGACTCACTTCA ACACACTGCCTTGGCTATAGTAGTTGACCTATCCAAGCCTAATGAGATCTGGTTCACACTGGAGTCCCTACTAGCAGCTGCCAAGTCAAGGATAGAAACCATTATAGCAGAGATGAAACCGGACTACCCCAACATCAGGGACGAGTTGAAGAAGACCGCCTGGAAACGAGTGGGACAGGATCATATG GTAGGTGTTTACagtaagacattacagacaGAACACAACAAGCCTATACAGGTGGCAGCTGGATACGACTCCCTACAACAGATAG GTACTCCTCCGTTGTCAGATAAAGATGTCGGCAGAATCAATGCAAA GAATCCAATGCAGCTCTGGAAGCATGCCTACACAGCAAAGTTTCCTCAGGAG AACCCCCACCACAAG GATGTGACCAATCCAGCAATGGTTGATGACCCAGCTAAGGACTCCCAGTATAAGGAAGCAGCTATTGACTCGTTGAGGGCACAGAAAGATGAG
- the LOC138318942 gene encoding KIF-binding protein-like, with the protein MATEWKDYLEAEGFSQFEEARKLSDEYSLDDPEDDPYLSKYKAREILSGIKEKLKTFFEANPDCEHLRFASAALDVKLGANYVDTEELPTGEEHLLRALDELEKFRLNKDASNIYHSILNNIGILWTGRRNQKKALEYFLKAESVYTDWKQEVGGSPKSIEEYYKKCEEDSEKLEYQRGLNFEATYTHTLYYMAQVHAKLGDSEKSAQYCQTTLQRQLDSQTYDPYDWSINAATLSQYYITIEDFRQARHCLACSELIFQEVEGNGSIKKDMETYEEKYGQAKADIERCWAKYGIALLEASKDALMKDEGQEAEGKKSSQDEKMKYQNFNLEVTFHEDKITCEFVQVFSDAREVFLKVQKWLNDSKEFYVFDGRCTDHIEIIQDHSRVFKALAFFEMDLERQCKMHKRRIDMLAAIVGELNPQHYLLIIRQLTFELAEIYSQMVDLKFTIMESESSTPSRHIIKKINSLVQQSIDQYKSYLDSLKGGKPDLPDEFSESDTRPALIAMFCMGRLFSKFLLSDVQQRLQNIKKTSSCYEFLIEYCSKFPDAAEKVALELSVCKEMVPLLPVKMEKIRQQAEL; encoded by the coding sequence ATGGCGACCGAATGGAAAGATTATTTGGAGGCAGAAGGTTTTTCTCAATTTGAAGAAGCAAGGAAGCTGAGTGATGAATATTCACTCGATGATCCGGAAGACGACCCTTATTTGTCAAAATATAAAGCTCGTGAGATTCTTTCTGGTATCAAAGAGAAGCTGAAAACCTTCTTTGAGGCCAATCCAGACTGCGAGCACTTGCGTTTTGCTTCTGCTGCATTGGACGTAAAGCTAGGGGCCAACTACGTCGACACAGAAGAACTACCCACTGGAGAAGAACACCTACTCAGGGCTCTCGATGAACTGGAAAAATTCCGACTGAACAAAGATGcatcaaatatttatcattcCATTCTGAATAACATTGGTATTCTTTGGACAGGACGAAGAAATCAAAAGAAAGCTCTGGAATATTTCCTAAAGGCAGAGAGTGTGTACACTGATTGGAAACAGGAAGTCGGCGGATCTCCCAAATCAATTGAAGAATACTACAAAAAATGTGAAGAGGATAGTGAGAAACTAGAATATCAGAGAGGTCTGAATTTTGAGGCAACATATACGCACACTCTTTACTACATGGCTCAAGTGCACGCTAAGCTCGGTGACAGCGAGAAGTCTGCACAATACTGCCAAACAACCCTTCAACGCCAGTTGGATAGCCAGACGTATGACCCATATGACTGGTCAATCAACGCAGCAACACTATCACAATATTACATAACAATCGAGGATTTCCGACAGGCACGTCATTGTCTTGCATGTTCTGAACTTATATTTCAAGAAGTGGAGGGTAACGGTTCAATAAAGAAGGATATGGAGACGTATGAAGAGAAATATGGTCAAGCAAAAGCAGATATAGAAAGATGCTGGGCCAAGTATGGTATTGCTCTTCTGGAAGCCTCCAAAGATGCATTGATGAAAGATGAAGGCCAAGAGGCTGAAGGAAAGAAATCTTCACAAGATGAAAAGATGAAATACCAAAACTTTAACCTTGAAGTGACATTCCATGAAGATAAAATCACTTGTGAATTTGTACAAGTATTTTCTGATGCAAGAGAGGTCTTCTTGAAAGTGCAAAAGTGGCTGAATGATTCAAAAGAATTCTATGTCTTTGATGGACGTTGTACAGATCACATTGAAATTATTCAAGACCATAGCCGTGTCTTTAAAGCATTAGCATTTTTTGAAATGGATCTTGAACGTCAGTGCAAAATGCACAAGAGGAGAATAGACATGTTGGCTGCAATTGTGGGTGAATTGAATCCACAGCATTATCTGTTGATAATCCGCCAACTAACTTTTGAGTTAGCAGAGATCTACAGTCAAATGGTGGATCTAAAGTTCACAATTATGGAATCAGAAAGTTCAACACCATCTAGGCATATTATCAAGAAGATAAATTCACTAGTTCAGCAGAGTATTGATCAATATAAGTCCTATCTGGATTCGCTGAAGGGTGGAAAACCTGATCTCCCTGATGAATTCTCGGAATCGGACACAAGACCAGCATTGATAGCCATGTTTTGTATGGGTCGTCTGTTCTCAAAGTTCCTCTTATCTGATGTTCAACAAAGACTTCAAAATATAAAGAAGACGTCATCTTGCTACGAGTTCCTCATAGAATACTGTAGTAAATTTCCAGATGCTGCTGAAAAAGTAGCACTGGAGTTGTCAGTGTGCAAGGAAATGGTGCCCCTTCTACCTGTCAAAATGGAAAAGATTCGACAGCAGGCAGAATTGTga